The DNA window CGACCGGTTCGGTCGCCAGGTGTCGGGCTACGCCGCGCAGCACCTACTGCCCGAGCGCTTCGACCTCACCCAGGCCTTCGTGGGGTCCGAGGGCACCCTCGGCGTGATCACCGAGGCGACCGTCAGGCTCGTGGTCGACGCGCCGGTGCGGGTGGTCGTGGTGCTGGGCTTCGACGACATCGTGGCCGCCGGCGAGGCGTCCCCGGCCGTGGTCGCGCACGGCCCCACCTCCTGCGAGGGGCTCGACTCCCGGCTGCTGTCGGTGCTGCGGGCGCGCCGTGGCGAGAGCGCCGTGCCGCCGCTGCCGCGCGGGCGGGCCTGGTTGTTCGTCGAGCTGGCCGGCGACGACCGGGCCGAGGTGCTGGCCCGCGCGGAGACGCTGGCCGCGGCCGGGCTGGGGGTCGACGCGCTCGTCGTACCCGACCCGGTCACGCAGGCCCGGCTGTGGCGGATCCGCGAGGACGGCGCCGGCATGGCCGGTCGCTCGCCGGCCGACCGGCCCGCCTGGCCCGGGTGGGAGGACGCCGCTGTCCCGCCGCACATGCTCGGCTCCTACCTCGCGCGCTTCGACGAGTTGGTGACGTCGTACGGCATGACCTCGGCGCCGTTCGGGCACTTCGGCGACGGCTGCATGCACGTGCGCCTCGACTACCCCCTCGACCGACCCGACGGGACGGCGGTGCTGCGGGCGTTCCTCACCGACGCCGCCAAGCTCGTGGGGGAGTACGGCGGGTCGCTGTCGGGCGAGCACGGTGACGGCCGCGCGCGCTCCGAGCTGCTGCCGCACATGTACTCCGCCGAGGCCATCTCGATGTTCGGCGGCATCAAGCACGCCTTCGACCCGACCGACCTGCTCAACCCCGGCGTGCTCGTCGATCCCGACCCGGTCGACGCCGACGTGCGCGTGGCGGGCACCTTCCCGCTCGGCCGGCGGCGGCTCGCGATGGCCTATCCCCACGACGACGGCGACCTCGCCCAGGCCGTCCACCGTTGCACCGGCGTCGGCAAGTGCCGCGCCGACAACTCCGCGGCGGGCGGGGTGATGTGCCCGTCCTACCTCGCGACCCGCGAGGAGAAGGACTCCACCCGAGGCCGCGCGCGCGTGCTGCAGGAGGTCGTGCGCGGTGAGCTCGCGTGGTCGGCGCCCGAGGTGCACGACGCGATGGACCTCTGCCTGTCCTGCAAGGGCTGCGCGTCCGACTGCCCCACCGGCATCGACATGGCGACCTACAAGTCCGAGGTGCTCCACCAGACCTACCGCCGTCGGTTGCGACCGCGCTCGCACTACTCCCTGGGTCGGCTGCCGATGTGGTCGCAGCTCGCCGGTCGGGTCCCGCGGCTGGCCAACCTGATGATGCGGCTGCCCCTGCTCGGCCCGCTGGCCCTCTGGGTGGCCGGGGTGGATCGCCGTCGCTCGGTGCCGGCGTTCGCCCGGCAGTCGTTCCGGCAGTCGTTCCGGCGGTCGTGGTCTCGACAGGCTCGACCGACGAGCACGGCCGGTGGCACCCCGGTCGTGCTGTGGGTCGACTCGTTCAGCGACTCCTTCGACCCCGAGGTCGCCTCCGCCACGGTGCGGGTGCTCGAGGCGGCCGGCTATGCCCCGCAGCTGCCCGACGAGCGCCTGTGCTGCGGGCTGACCTGGATCACCACCGGCCAGCTCGATGCCGCCAAGAAGATCCTCGGCAAGACCGTCGCCTCGCTCGCGGTGGCCGCGCGGGCGGGCGTCCCCATCGTGGGGCTCGAGCCGTCGTGCACCGGCGTGCTGCGCAGTGACGCGCTCGAGCTCGTGCCCGGCCCCGACGCCGACGTCGTGGCCGCGTCGGTCCGCACCCTGGCCGAGCTGCTCGCCGAGACACCGTCCTATGAGCCTCCCGACCTGGCCGGGACCACCGTCGTCGCCCAGCCGCACTGCCACCACCACGCCGTCCTCGGCTGGGCCGCCGACGCGGCGTTGCTGGACTCGACCGGCGCCCTCGTCACCAAGCTCTCGGGATGCTGCGGCCTGGCCGGCAACTTCGGTGTGGAGGTCGGCCACTACGAGGTGTCCGTCGCCGTCGCCGAGCAGCAGCTGCTGCCAGCCCTCGACGCCGCCCCCGACGCGATCGTGCTGGCCGACGGGTTCTCCTGCCGCACCCAGGTCGCCGACCTGCGCG is part of the Nocardioides plantarum genome and encodes:
- a CDS encoding FAD-binding and (Fe-S)-binding domain-containing protein — encoded protein: MTDASNPSDVVAALAAAGLEVRSDAGTRAMYSSDASLYRIPPLAVVRPRDAEEVAAALAVARETGVPLTSRGAGTSVAGNAVGRGIVLDFSRHLSRVLSVDPEARTAVVEPGTVHAVLQKAVAPHGVRFGPDPSTHPRCTIGGMIGNNACGSRSLAYGRTSDNVAGLRFLTAAGDQVHTSYDAAGRPVVVGGDTVLGGVRDVMAAHLATARTELDRFGRQVSGYAAQHLLPERFDLTQAFVGSEGTLGVITEATVRLVVDAPVRVVVVLGFDDIVAAGEASPAVVAHGPTSCEGLDSRLLSVLRARRGESAVPPLPRGRAWLFVELAGDDRAEVLARAETLAAAGLGVDALVVPDPVTQARLWRIREDGAGMAGRSPADRPAWPGWEDAAVPPHMLGSYLARFDELVTSYGMTSAPFGHFGDGCMHVRLDYPLDRPDGTAVLRAFLTDAAKLVGEYGGSLSGEHGDGRARSELLPHMYSAEAISMFGGIKHAFDPTDLLNPGVLVDPDPVDADVRVAGTFPLGRRRLAMAYPHDDGDLAQAVHRCTGVGKCRADNSAAGGVMCPSYLATREEKDSTRGRARVLQEVVRGELAWSAPEVHDAMDLCLSCKGCASDCPTGIDMATYKSEVLHQTYRRRLRPRSHYSLGRLPMWSQLAGRVPRLANLMMRLPLLGPLALWVAGVDRRRSVPAFARQSFRQSFRRSWSRQARPTSTAGGTPVVLWVDSFSDSFDPEVASATVRVLEAAGYAPQLPDERLCCGLTWITTGQLDAAKKILGKTVASLAVAARAGVPIVGLEPSCTGVLRSDALELVPGPDADVVAASVRTLAELLAETPSYEPPDLAGTTVVAQPHCHHHAVLGWAADAALLDSTGALVTKLSGCCGLAGNFGVEVGHYEVSVAVAEQQLLPALDAAPDAIVLADGFSCRTQVADLRDRPSLHLAQLLDPAR